A DNA window from Micromonospora inyonensis contains the following coding sequences:
- a CDS encoding SigE family RNA polymerase sigma factor, with translation MRSAAEEEISEFVRARYARLSRLAYLLCGDHGKAEDLVQTTLTKVALVWHRLDENVDHYTHRVLTNTYISARRRRSWFERPVAHTREWAGRDEFASVDDRDLLRRALARLPSRQRAAVVLRHYEDLSEEQTAAVLGCAVGTVKSLTSRGLRSLRADLDAGRLPTAAGRGRDGS, from the coding sequence ATGCGTAGCGCGGCGGAGGAGGAGATCAGCGAGTTCGTGCGGGCCCGTTACGCCCGGCTGTCGCGGCTTGCTTATCTGCTTTGTGGCGATCATGGCAAGGCCGAGGACCTAGTGCAGACGACACTGACGAAGGTCGCTCTGGTGTGGCATCGCTTGGACGAGAACGTCGATCACTACACCCACCGAGTGTTAACCAATACCTACATCAGCGCGCGGCGGCGGCGTTCGTGGTTCGAGCGGCCGGTAGCGCATACGCGGGAGTGGGCAGGCCGTGATGAGTTCGCCTCGGTCGACGACCGGGATCTGCTGCGGCGTGCATTGGCCCGGCTGCCGTCCCGGCAGCGGGCGGCGGTGGTGCTGCGGCACTACGAGGACTTGAGCGAGGAGCAGACCGCAGCGGTTCTGGGTTGCGCGGTGGGCACGGTGAAGAGCTTGACGTCGCGAGGCCTGCGGTCACTGCGTGCTGATCTGGATGCCGGTCGGCTGCCAACAGCGGCTGGTCGAGGAAGGGATGGTTCGTGA
- a CDS encoding SCO6880 family protein, whose amino-acid sequence MRTVIPASSTIAWWLARARRHHVYVSGVASRVTAAHQLPGVLARSEVYEVETGRSGLVAVVVVPQSRHYTVTLRCAPEGMDLVDQAVIDARVGHLASWLAALSREPQLVQAQVTVETTPDPGTRLAAEVTATSRPDAPSLALQVLDDVVRSYPAGSAAVDTRVSLTYTAPPGRSMSHEDVCREVAARLPHLHAGLTGATGAGIVPMSARSLAAVVRAAYDPDAALDLARDPQLTPDWTQPGPVATRESWDSYRHDSGVSRTWCMVEAPRGVVYSRLFARLTDPDPQLLRKRVTMVYRPYSPADAARLVEADKRDARFMAAKKPRPSARVLTDLAAADQAAQEEATGAGVVRFTVLVTATVADDTQLDEATGIIRARAGEARLTIRPMYGCQAAGFAAGLPAGVVLPTHATIPF is encoded by the coding sequence GTGCGAACAGTCATCCCCGCCTCGTCGACGATCGCGTGGTGGCTGGCGCGGGCCCGCCGCCACCACGTGTACGTGTCCGGGGTGGCGTCCCGGGTCACCGCCGCGCACCAGCTGCCCGGGGTGCTGGCCCGCTCCGAGGTGTACGAGGTGGAGACCGGACGGTCCGGGCTCGTCGCGGTCGTCGTGGTGCCGCAGAGCCGGCACTACACCGTCACCCTGCGGTGCGCGCCCGAGGGCATGGACCTGGTCGACCAGGCCGTCATCGACGCCCGCGTCGGGCACCTGGCGTCCTGGCTGGCGGCCCTGTCGCGTGAGCCGCAGCTCGTGCAGGCACAGGTCACCGTCGAGACCACCCCGGACCCGGGCACCCGCCTGGCCGCCGAGGTCACCGCCACGTCTCGACCCGACGCCCCGTCGCTGGCCCTGCAGGTCCTCGACGACGTCGTACGCTCATATCCGGCCGGGTCGGCGGCCGTCGACACCCGCGTGTCGCTGACCTACACCGCCCCGCCCGGCCGGTCGATGTCGCACGAGGACGTCTGCCGGGAGGTCGCCGCCCGGCTGCCGCACCTGCACGCCGGGCTGACCGGCGCCACCGGCGCCGGCATCGTGCCGATGTCCGCCCGCAGCCTCGCCGCGGTGGTGCGCGCCGCCTACGACCCGGACGCCGCCCTGGACCTCGCCCGCGACCCGCAGCTCACCCCCGACTGGACGCAGCCCGGGCCGGTGGCCACCCGGGAAAGCTGGGACTCCTACCGGCATGACTCCGGGGTGTCGCGCACCTGGTGCATGGTCGAGGCCCCCCGTGGGGTGGTGTACTCGCGGCTGTTCGCCCGGCTCACCGACCCGGACCCGCAACTGCTGCGCAAGCGGGTCACCATGGTCTACCGGCCGTACTCCCCCGCCGACGCGGCGCGGCTCGTGGAGGCCGACAAGCGCGACGCTCGGTTCATGGCCGCCAAGAAGCCGCGGCCCAGCGCCCGGGTCCTCACCGACCTGGCCGCCGCAGACCAGGCCGCCCAGGAAGAGGCCACCGGCGCCGGCGTCGTCCGCTTCACCGTGCTGGTCACCGCCACCGTCGCCGACGACACCCAGCTCGACGAGGCCACCGGCATCATCCGGGCCCGCGCCGGCGAGGCCCGCCTGACGATCCGGCCGATGTACGGCTGCCAGGCCGCCGGGTTCGCCGCCGGCCTGCCCGCCGGCGTGGTCCTGCCCACCCACGCCACGATCCCCTTCTAG
- a CDS encoding DUF4913 domain-containing protein: MSIWWRDHLDPHLAALAAEYGPFSRCSPDKHTEPRPLPVEPAPPEVLAQLPDADSL, encoded by the coding sequence ATGAGCATCTGGTGGCGCGACCACCTCGACCCCCACCTCGCCGCGCTGGCCGCCGAGTACGGGCCGTTCAGCAGGTGCAGCCCTGACAAGCACACCGAACCCCGGCCGCTACCCGTCGAGCCGGCGCCACCGGAGGTGCTCGCGCAGCTTCCCGACGCCGATAGCCTCTGA
- a CDS encoding ATP/GTP-binding protein, with protein sequence MLRIGPGLDRINPLDAGPWRQVLDRVDERTGAVVRAAVTDRRLNMLVALSTLVRRGPVTSDETTVLAAALRYLAERETDTPPVLSDVLRVIRDAPAEVRAVTLWQEDGDVPRFREDVAGLHRTLLALLHGPLGTTFEGQTTTPIRLDTPAVCVDISSIDDTDELRTAATLLSTWSYGFAQVEAAHLMADLGLAPARTFFTVLDELWRALRVGHGLVDRADGLTRLNRQKGTGTAFITHSLADLEALPTAHDRAKARGFAERSAVLMIGPCSEQELDAVSRVRPLSQAERREVLSWSAPPSWTAAEGSGTVGRGNFLIKVGSRPGIPVHLEPTETEMRLGNTDFRWTMT encoded by the coding sequence GTGCTGCGCATCGGGCCCGGCCTGGACCGCATCAACCCCCTCGATGCGGGCCCGTGGCGGCAGGTCCTCGACCGCGTTGACGAGCGCACCGGCGCCGTCGTGCGCGCCGCAGTCACCGACCGGCGGCTCAACATGCTCGTCGCCCTGTCCACCCTCGTGCGGCGCGGGCCTGTCACCTCCGACGAGACCACCGTCCTCGCCGCCGCGCTGCGCTACCTCGCCGAGCGGGAGACCGACACCCCACCGGTGCTCTCCGACGTCCTGCGCGTCATCCGCGACGCCCCGGCCGAGGTCCGCGCGGTCACGCTGTGGCAGGAAGACGGGGACGTCCCCCGGTTCCGTGAGGACGTCGCCGGCTTGCACCGCACCCTGCTGGCGCTGCTGCACGGCCCGCTCGGCACGACCTTCGAGGGGCAGACCACCACGCCGATCCGCCTCGACACCCCGGCCGTGTGCGTCGACATCTCCAGCATCGACGACACCGACGAGCTGCGCACCGCCGCCACCCTGCTGTCGACCTGGTCCTACGGCTTCGCCCAGGTGGAGGCCGCGCACCTGATGGCCGACCTCGGCCTGGCCCCGGCCCGCACCTTCTTCACGGTCTTGGATGAGTTGTGGCGGGCGCTGCGCGTCGGCCACGGCCTGGTCGACCGCGCCGACGGACTCACCCGGCTCAACCGGCAGAAGGGCACCGGCACCGCCTTCATCACCCACAGCCTGGCCGACCTGGAGGCGCTGCCCACCGCCCACGACCGGGCCAAGGCCCGCGGCTTCGCCGAACGCTCCGCGGTGCTGATGATCGGTCCCTGCTCCGAGCAGGAACTCGACGCGGTCTCCCGGGTTCGGCCGCTGTCGCAGGCCGAGCGGCGCGAGGTGCTGTCCTGGTCGGCGCCGCCGTCGTGGACGGCCGCCGAGGGCAGCGGCACCGTCGGTCGCGGAAACTTCCTGATCAAGGTCGGGTCACGGCCGGGTATCCCGGTGCACCTGGAACCCACCGAGACGGAGATGCGGCTCGGCAACACCGACTTCCGCTGGACGATGACGTGA
- a CDS encoding energy-coupling factor ABC transporter ATP-binding protein — MTEPLLRMSGVDFAYQPRQPVFTGVELAVLPGQRLAVVGPNGGGKTTLFRLAVGALAPDAGRIEVAGSLVRRTRSGLLELRQRVQLVLQDPDDQLFSASVRQDVSFGPVNLGLDPGQVRQRCDEALAALQVTALADRPTHLLSYGQRKRVAIAGAVALRPELLILDEPTAGLDPAGVEALLRTLDDLHAAGTTILVSTHDVDLAFRWADEVVVVAGGGVRRVPTTEALADPDLLAAARLTPAWAPLVHRLIDRLPHLSRARPRSAAELAALLATTEEGAV, encoded by the coding sequence ATGACCGAACCGCTGCTGCGGATGTCCGGGGTGGACTTCGCCTACCAGCCCCGCCAGCCCGTGTTCACCGGTGTCGAGCTGGCCGTCCTGCCCGGCCAGCGGCTGGCCGTGGTGGGGCCCAACGGCGGCGGGAAGACCACCCTGTTCCGACTCGCGGTCGGCGCGCTCGCCCCGGACGCCGGGCGGATCGAGGTGGCCGGCAGCCTCGTGCGCCGCACCCGCTCGGGCCTGCTGGAGCTGCGGCAGCGGGTGCAGCTGGTGCTCCAGGACCCCGACGACCAGTTGTTCTCCGCCAGCGTCCGCCAGGACGTCTCGTTCGGGCCGGTGAACCTCGGCCTGGACCCCGGGCAGGTGCGGCAACGCTGCGACGAGGCACTGGCCGCGTTGCAGGTCACCGCGCTGGCCGACCGTCCCACCCATCTGCTGTCGTACGGCCAACGCAAGCGGGTCGCCATCGCCGGGGCGGTGGCGCTCCGGCCGGAGCTGCTGATCCTCGACGAGCCGACCGCCGGACTCGATCCGGCCGGCGTGGAGGCGCTGCTGCGTACCCTCGACGACCTGCACGCCGCCGGGACCACCATCCTGGTCTCCACCCACGACGTCGACCTCGCGTTCCGGTGGGCGGACGAGGTGGTGGTCGTGGCCGGCGGCGGGGTGCGCCGGGTGCCGACCACCGAGGCGCTGGCCGACCCGGATCTGCTCGCGGCGGCGCGGCTGACACCCGCCTGGGCTCCCCTGGTGCACCGGCTGATCGACCGGTTGCCCCACCTGTCCCGGGCCCGCCCCCGCTCCGCCGCCGAACTGGCGGCCCTACTGGCGACCACCGAAGAAGGGGCCGTATGA
- a CDS encoding rod shape-determining protein MreC yields the protein MSIDRELRNRLIDLADEVRVPATPDMAVHRRVRAVRRRRTALAGSALLTVAVVATSMVLAGVVMPRGGDLTAAPGDGPFLAWNRVGDAPESMVDDAKRAWDQARPGNVTGAHTEVRALLTAEDPHLGRVVVLQAYDGAGQPRIGFFVASSTAGPEMRLLADRPAPVPEQTRVVSLVSPRAPAGSFTDSYWSGYAIAVAMPGVTRLQITSTSIDDEMVEGGGAPTGRYLIRRLPQSSTALTVRVKGFAGGESVFDSPAQGGAVGDAEYLPAIVTERRADHLTVSVAEAGRVRTGQLVAVAHGLVGQVAQVDPAGREARVQLLNAAGFEIPAYTDISNQPGVLRQRGGLVFGDLAPTSEVNEGNRLLVADPAQHDPLAGAITAAHAAKTRTSGQVTVPARPAVSIDGLREVFISVPALSPPA from the coding sequence GTGAGCATCGATCGGGAGTTGCGGAATCGGTTGATCGATCTAGCCGACGAGGTGCGAGTGCCGGCGACACCTGACATGGCCGTCCATCGCCGGGTCAGGGCGGTGCGCCGCCGCCGTACGGCGCTCGCGGGATCGGCTCTGCTGACCGTCGCGGTGGTGGCGACCTCCATGGTCCTCGCGGGTGTGGTGATGCCCCGGGGTGGAGACCTGACGGCGGCGCCAGGTGACGGCCCGTTCTTGGCGTGGAACCGCGTGGGTGATGCTCCCGAGTCCATGGTCGATGACGCCAAACGGGCGTGGGACCAGGCGCGGCCTGGCAATGTGACCGGTGCTCATACCGAAGTGCGGGCGCTGTTGACGGCGGAGGATCCGCACCTGGGACGGGTGGTCGTACTACAGGCCTACGACGGTGCGGGCCAACCCCGGATCGGGTTCTTCGTGGCGTCTTCAACCGCAGGGCCGGAGATGCGGCTGCTGGCCGATCGGCCAGCGCCTGTTCCGGAGCAGACGCGGGTGGTCAGTCTGGTCAGCCCACGCGCGCCTGCGGGTAGTTTTACCGATTCCTACTGGAGCGGCTACGCGATCGCGGTGGCGATGCCGGGGGTCACCCGGTTGCAGATCACGAGCACGAGTATCGACGACGAGATGGTCGAAGGGGGCGGTGCTCCCACCGGCCGATACCTCATTCGGCGGTTGCCGCAGTCATCGACCGCTCTGACCGTGCGCGTCAAGGGCTTTGCCGGCGGTGAGTCGGTCTTTGACAGCCCCGCGCAGGGTGGCGCTGTCGGCGACGCGGAGTACCTGCCCGCGATCGTGACTGAGCGCAGGGCGGACCATCTGACGGTGTCGGTGGCCGAGGCGGGCCGCGTTCGTACTGGGCAGCTCGTCGCCGTTGCCCACGGCCTCGTCGGCCAGGTGGCGCAGGTTGACCCGGCTGGCCGGGAGGCGCGGGTGCAGCTGCTCAACGCAGCGGGGTTCGAGATTCCCGCCTACACCGATATCAGCAACCAGCCCGGCGTCCTGCGCCAACGCGGCGGTCTCGTCTTCGGTGACCTGGCCCCCACCTCCGAGGTCAACGAGGGCAACCGGCTCCTGGTGGCCGATCCCGCTCAACACGATCCACTCGCCGGAGCCATCACCGCTGCCCACGCGGCCAAAACCCGCACCAGTGGTCAGGTCACGGTTCCAGCCCGCCCGGCTGTCTCCATCGACGGGCTGCGGGAGGTCTTCATCAGCGTGCCCGCCCTCTCTCCGCCTGCCTGA
- a CDS encoding DUF4913 domain-containing protein, whose amino-acid sequence MTLPQPGPAGDPVADLNALLGQLAGDPDVTPPAATPPAGDDAAPEPAYRNVEAFVADYLAHVVERRLASGPTSGVNWCPRWWAHPEAISRLYALWRAWETLRVSDPQDRGADRLGVRPVLPGCGAGERGWGAGGVDDHPASG is encoded by the coding sequence ATGACCCTGCCGCAGCCTGGACCGGCCGGTGACCCGGTTGCCGACCTCAACGCCCTGCTGGGCCAGCTCGCCGGTGACCCGGACGTGACGCCGCCGGCCGCCACACCGCCAGCCGGCGACGACGCCGCACCGGAGCCGGCCTACCGCAACGTCGAGGCGTTCGTCGCCGACTACCTCGCCCACGTCGTCGAGCGGCGCCTCGCCTCCGGACCCACCAGCGGGGTGAACTGGTGCCCCCGCTGGTGGGCGCACCCCGAGGCGATCTCCCGCCTGTACGCGCTGTGGCGAGCCTGGGAAACGCTGCGGGTCAGCGACCCCCAGGATCGAGGCGCGGATCGCCTCGGCGTGCGGCCCGTCTTGCCAGGGTGCGGTGCGGGCGAGCGCGGGTGGGGCGCCGGAGGCGTAGACGACCATCCGGCCTCGGGGTAG
- a CDS encoding energy-coupling factor ABC transporter substrate-binding protein, with amino-acid sequence MKRFGRVNLFLLLVVIALAAAPLLLGLGGSAEEPFAGADAQAEEAIVTDHPDYEPWFSAIYEPPSAEIESGLFALQAAVGAGFLGYYFGVARTRQRLRDTNASAD; translated from the coding sequence GTGAAGCGCTTCGGACGGGTCAACCTGTTCCTGCTGCTGGTGGTGATCGCGCTGGCCGCGGCCCCGCTGCTGCTCGGGCTCGGCGGATCGGCCGAGGAGCCGTTCGCGGGCGCCGACGCCCAGGCGGAGGAGGCGATCGTCACCGACCACCCGGACTACGAGCCGTGGTTCTCCGCCATCTACGAGCCGCCCTCCGCCGAGATCGAGTCGGGCCTGTTCGCCCTCCAGGCGGCGGTGGGCGCCGGCTTCCTCGGCTACTACTTCGGGGTCGCCCGCACCCGGCAGCGGCTGCGCGACACCAACGCCTCCGCCGACTAG
- a CDS encoding cobalt-precorrin-6A reductase: MTRDDNPDPTVPDRREARRVPGRLLLILGGTAEARALAAAVTTRPDVAVVSSLAGRVAEPRLPVGEVRIGGFGGAAGLAAWLEEHRIDAVVDATHPYAARMRVSGIEAAATAGVPHLRLERPGWTAQPGDRWHRVPNLPAAVAALPTLGWRVLLTTGRQSLAAFAPLADLWFLARVVDAPDEPVPAHVRLLRSRGPYTVDGETALIREHRIDVVVTKDSGGALTEAKLTAARHLGLPVLMIDRPAPATPPATVTTVDDAVRWLDRHLPVG, from the coding sequence ATGACCCGCGACGACAATCCCGACCCGACGGTCCCCGACCGCCGTGAAGCGCGCCGCGTCCCGGGGCGGCTGCTGCTGATCCTCGGCGGGACGGCCGAAGCCCGCGCCCTCGCGGCGGCGGTGACCACCCGGCCGGACGTCGCGGTCGTCTCCTCGCTGGCCGGGCGGGTGGCCGAGCCCCGGCTGCCGGTCGGTGAGGTGCGCATCGGCGGTTTCGGCGGCGCGGCCGGCCTGGCCGCCTGGCTGGAAGAGCACCGGATCGACGCGGTGGTCGACGCCACCCACCCGTACGCGGCCCGGATGCGGGTCTCCGGCATCGAGGCGGCCGCCACGGCGGGCGTGCCACACCTGCGGCTGGAGCGTCCGGGCTGGACGGCCCAGCCCGGCGACCGCTGGCACCGGGTGCCGAACCTGCCCGCCGCCGTCGCGGCACTGCCCACGTTGGGGTGGCGGGTGCTGCTGACCACCGGCCGGCAGAGCCTGGCCGCGTTCGCTCCCCTGGCCGACCTGTGGTTCCTCGCCCGGGTGGTGGACGCCCCGGACGAGCCGGTGCCGGCGCACGTACGGCTGCTGCGCAGTCGTGGCCCCTACACCGTCGACGGGGAGACCGCCCTGATCCGCGAGCACCGCATCGACGTGGTCGTCACCAAGGACAGCGGTGGCGCGCTCACCGAGGCGAAGCTGACCGCCGCCCGGCACCTGGGCCTACCGGTGCTGATGATCGACCGGCCCGCGCCGGCCACCCCGCCCGCTACGGTGACCACCGTCGACGACGCCGTGCGCTGGCTGGACCGGCACCTGCCCGTTGGGTGA
- a CDS encoding zeta toxin family protein, with the protein MPIDPRRYLLPEEQSQQIFREEIAPEELAHGVSQDQPVVVFVAGQPGAGKTMTTESVKRELDQRGGAIVVNSDFYKPYHPEYSRLLREDDRNAAPYTSMDGRRWMAAAEQYLIDRRVDTIIETTMRDPGDFLEPAAMFRAAGYRVEAAIMAVPEPLSRLGIVHRYHDQVQKLGHGRLTARDNHDASYQGVRQAAEAIDRARVVDVATVYRRGNHQLHINYLDATGAWRWPAGTAAAIDAERQRPWTPEETKKFAATVKQLTDEMGPEWYGELRNIVRLAAPLTDPQTPLPQIVDVSPGITAAAQAFPTSTRQSLPRQPAVRDAESTPPKSSRGASRGEEPSR; encoded by the coding sequence ATGCCGATCGACCCGAGACGCTACCTGCTTCCCGAGGAACAGTCGCAGCAGATCTTCCGCGAGGAGATCGCGCCGGAGGAACTCGCCCACGGGGTCTCCCAAGACCAGCCGGTGGTCGTCTTCGTCGCCGGGCAGCCCGGCGCGGGCAAGACCATGACCACCGAGTCGGTCAAGCGCGAACTCGATCAGCGCGGCGGCGCGATCGTGGTCAACTCCGACTTCTACAAGCCCTACCACCCTGAGTACAGCAGGCTGCTGCGCGAGGACGACCGCAACGCCGCGCCGTACACCAGCATGGATGGACGCCGGTGGATGGCCGCCGCCGAGCAGTACCTCATCGACCGGCGAGTCGACACGATCATCGAGACGACGATGCGGGACCCCGGAGACTTCCTGGAACCCGCAGCGATGTTCCGCGCGGCAGGCTACCGGGTGGAGGCCGCGATCATGGCGGTGCCCGAGCCGCTCAGCCGACTCGGCATCGTCCACCGCTATCACGACCAGGTCCAGAAGCTCGGCCACGGCAGGTTGACCGCTCGGGACAACCACGACGCCTCCTACCAGGGGGTCCGCCAGGCCGCCGAGGCTATCGACCGGGCGCGGGTGGTCGACGTCGCCACCGTCTACCGGCGCGGCAACCACCAGCTGCACATCAACTATCTCGACGCCACCGGCGCCTGGCGCTGGCCGGCCGGCACCGCCGCGGCCATCGACGCTGAGCGCCAGCGACCATGGACCCCGGAGGAGACCAAGAAGTTCGCGGCCACAGTCAAGCAGCTCACCGACGAGATGGGCCCCGAGTGGTACGGAGAACTCCGGAACATCGTCCGGCTCGCGGCACCCCTCACCGACCCGCAGACTCCGCTGCCTCAGATCGTCGACGTCTCTCCCGGGATCACGGCGGCCGCGCAGGCCTTCCCGACCAGCACCCGTCAGTCCCTACCCCGGCAGCCGGCGGTACGCGACGCCGAGTCGACGCCACCGAAGTCGAGCCGCGGAGCCTCCAGAGGCGAGGAACCCAGCCGCTAA
- a CDS encoding energy-coupling factor ABC transporter permease, with amino-acid sequence MHIAEGYLPPVQAAAWFAASAPFVVHGSRALVRQVRQDPESKLLLGAAGAFTFALSALKIPSVTGSSSHPTGTGLGTVLFRPPVMSVLGGLVLLFQAVLLAHGGLSTLGANVFSMAVVGPWVAYGVYVLTRRLGGGLDVAVFLAAALGGLATYCVTSVQLAWAFPDPASGFPGAVAKFAGIFAVTQIPLAISEGLLSVLVVRLLTRVSGDELRRLGVLREPQEVAA; translated from the coding sequence ATGCACATCGCCGAGGGGTACCTACCCCCGGTGCAGGCAGCGGCATGGTTCGCAGCGTCCGCACCCTTCGTCGTCCACGGCAGCCGGGCTCTGGTCCGGCAGGTCCGGCAGGACCCCGAATCCAAGTTGCTGCTGGGAGCGGCGGGTGCCTTCACCTTCGCGCTGTCGGCCCTCAAGATCCCGTCGGTGACCGGATCCTCGTCCCACCCCACCGGCACCGGCCTCGGCACGGTGCTGTTCCGGCCCCCGGTGATGAGCGTCCTCGGTGGCCTCGTGCTGCTGTTCCAGGCGGTCCTGCTGGCCCACGGCGGGCTGAGCACCCTCGGTGCCAACGTCTTCTCGATGGCCGTCGTCGGCCCCTGGGTGGCCTACGGCGTCTATGTGCTGACCCGCCGCCTCGGCGGCGGGCTCGACGTGGCGGTCTTCCTGGCCGCCGCGCTGGGCGGCCTGGCGACCTACTGCGTCACGAGCGTGCAGCTCGCGTGGGCGTTCCCCGACCCGGCGTCCGGTTTCCCCGGCGCGGTGGCGAAGTTCGCCGGGATCTTCGCTGTCACCCAGATTCCCCTCGCGATCAGCGAGGGACTGCTGTCGGTGCTGGTGGTACGGCTGCTCACCCGGGTCAGCGGAGACGAGCTGCGGCGCCTCGGCGTGCTGCGCGAGCCCCAGGAGGTAGCGGCGTGA
- the cbiQ gene encoding cobalt ECF transporter T component CbiQ translates to MFALDVAAHTGPWRLRHPGEKALLALGLLGCAVILPTWPGAALAGSAAALLLVGPARVPVPVLLRAARMPALFIATSALPLLVSVHSPTRLGWNPAGVGVAVTTTGRAAAALLCLLLFSATTPLSDVLPRLVRLGVPSAVTEVAALTYRMLFLLVDSVRAVREAQAARLGYRTWRTTYRSLAGQAGAIFVRAFTRARRLEEGLAVRGYTGSLAVQVEVRRLSPPFVVATVALLTAIVTLTVLSGGRWR, encoded by the coding sequence GTGTTCGCCCTCGACGTCGCCGCGCACACCGGTCCCTGGCGGCTACGGCACCCGGGCGAGAAGGCACTGCTGGCGCTGGGCCTGCTGGGCTGCGCGGTGATCCTGCCCACCTGGCCGGGAGCCGCGTTGGCGGGCAGCGCCGCCGCGCTGCTGCTCGTCGGTCCGGCCCGGGTGCCCGTGCCGGTGCTGTTGCGGGCGGCCCGGATGCCGGCGCTGTTCATCGCCACCTCCGCGCTGCCCCTGCTGGTCTCCGTGCACTCCCCGACCCGGCTCGGCTGGAACCCGGCCGGGGTCGGGGTGGCCGTGACGACCACCGGCCGGGCGGCGGCGGCCCTGCTGTGCCTGCTGCTGTTCAGTGCCACCACTCCCCTCTCCGACGTCCTGCCGAGGCTGGTCCGGCTCGGCGTGCCGTCGGCGGTGACCGAGGTCGCCGCGCTGACGTACCGGATGCTGTTCCTGCTGGTCGACAGCGTGCGTGCGGTACGGGAGGCGCAGGCGGCGCGGTTGGGCTACCGGACCTGGCGCACGACGTACCGGTCCCTGGCCGGGCAGGCCGGGGCGATCTTCGTCCGGGCCTTCACCCGGGCCCGCCGGCTCGAGGAGGGCCTGGCGGTACGGGGCTACACCGGCTCGCTGGCGGTGCAGGTGGAGGTCCGACGGCTCTCCCCGCCCTTCGTGGTCGCGACCGTCGCACTGCTGACGGCGATCGTCACGCTGACGGTCCTCTCGGGTGGACGGTGGCGATGA